The DNA region CTTTGGTACCGACGGTGTGCGCGGGAAAGTAGGACAATACCCAATTACCCCTGATTTCGTACTTAAGCTTGGCTGGGCTGCTGGTCGTGTACTAGCAAAACAAGGCACTAAGAAAGTGATCATCGGTAAAGATACGCGTATCTCTGGCTACATGCTTGAATCTGCGCTAGAAGCCGGTCTTGCTGCTGCGGGATTAAAAGCGACCTTTACTGGTCCGATGCCAACACCGGCTGTGGCATACCTAACGCAAACCTTCCGTGCGGAAGCGGGTATTGTGATTTCTGCTTCACACAACCCTTATTACGACAACGGCATTAAGTTCTTCTCGTCTGAGGGTACTAAATTACCAGATGATATCGAGCTTGCTATTGAAGCTGAGCTAGACAAAGACATCGAGTGTGTTGAGTCTGCTGAGCTCGGTAAAGCTACGCGTCTAAATGATGCTGCTGGTCGTTACATTGAATTCTGTAAGAGCACGTTCCCATCAGAGCTTAGCCTAGCAAGTCTTAAGATTGTCGTTGACTGCGCACACGGTGCGACTTACCACATCGCTCCTAATGTATTCAAAGAGTTAGGTGCAGAAGTTGTTGCTATGGGGGTTGAGCCAAACGGTACTAACATCAACGCTGAAGTTGGCGCGACTGACGTTCGTGCGCTACAAAAGCGTGTTGTAGAAGAGCAAGCTCATCTTGGTCTGGCGTTCGATGGTGACGGTGACCGTATCATTATGGTTGACCATTTAGGTAACAAGATCGACGGTGACCAAATCGCTTACATCATCGCACGTGACGCACTGCGTCGTGGTGAGCTAAAAGGTGGTGTCGTTGGTACGCTAATGACAAACCTAGGCATGGAAAATGGTTTGAAGCAATTAGGCATTCCATTTGTGCGTGCAGCAGTGGGTGACCGTTATGTGATGGAACAGCTGCTTGCTAAAGGCTGGAAAATTGGCGCGGAAAATTCTGGCCACGTTATCTTGCTAGACAAAGTAACAACGGGTGATGCTATCGTAGCAGCACTGCAGGTGATTGCGTCTGTAGTTGGTAGTGATATGTCGTTGCATGACTTGTCTCAAGGTATGACACTTTACCCTCAAGTGCTTGAGAATGTCCGTTTTGCTGGTGATAACAATCCACTTGAAGAGCAAGCCGTACTAGACTCTGTAGCGGCGGTTGAAGCGGAGTTAGGCGATAAAGGCCGTGTATTGCTTCGTAAGTCGGGCACAGAGCCATTGATCCGAGTTATGGTGGAAGGTGAGGATGCAGACCTTGTTCAGAGCTCTGCGCTTAAGATTGCCGAAGCTGTAAAAGCAAGTTGTTAATCATTGCTTTAATGCCTTTTGCGAGAGAAAAGGGCAACTTTTGCCCTTTTTTTGAGCGCTTAATGCGTTAGTGCTGATTTTTTGCTAATTTTCCCTTGTCAGCGTTACTGGCTTTCGCTAGTATTGCTCCGCCTCCCGTTAGGAGGTCGCTAGCCTTGTTCTAAAATGAAAATATTATTTTTGAACGGCGCTGGCTCAACAATTTGGAACATAGGTGGAAAAAATGTTTTCAGTTCTACTTGTGATTTACCTGTTGGCGGCGCTTGGTGTGATTGGCCTTGTGTTGATTCAACAAGGTAAAGGCGCAGATATGGGAGCCTCGTTCGGTGCAGGTGCTTCAAACACAGTGTTTGGCGCAAGCGGCTCAGGTAATTTCTTAACCCGAACAACTGCTATTTTAGCAACCGTATTTTTTATCATTAGCTTGTTACTTGGTCGTATGTCTACGCACAAGACTGAGTCACAATGGGTAGACCCAACATTAGGTCAACCAGTTGTAGAACAAGTTAAAGATGCAGCGAGTGAAGTTCCAGCACCTACTGGTGATGGGATTCCTCAATAAGCTGTAAAAGTTTATGCGCCGAGATGGTGAAATTGGTAGACACGCTAGCATGAGGTGCTAGTGCCTTTGGTGTGAGGGTTCGAGTCCCTCTCTCGGCACCATGAGTTTACAAACTTGTAAATCACTTGTTTGAGGGTATAATGCTCAGCAAGTCGGACGCGGGGTGGAGCAGCTTGGTAGCTCGTCGGGCTCATAACCCGAAGGTCGTCGGTTCAAATCCGGCCCCCGCAACCAATCTCTTCTTTCATTGGAAAGAATGATGCGATTGGCAAGTTTGCACAGTGCTAACCACACTGTGAGTTAAGAAAAGCATTTTTGGCTATTCTTAACGTATCAGGGTCCAGCAGCATAAAACCCCGACTTTCGGGGTTTTTTGTTATCTGAGTTTTTATAATCGCTCAGATACTGCTTGGTTTTTTGATTGGGCTCTGAGCCCTTTTTTTGTTTCTGGAGTGGTTAAAATGACTGGTTTAGAAAGACAACTTACTGAAATGCTTGAAGCTCCAGTAGAGGCATCAGGCTACGAGTTGGTTGGATTAGAATTTATTCGTGCGGGTGCGCACTCAACGTTACGTATTTACATCGACCATGAAAATGGCATCAATGTAGATGCCTGTGCAGAAGTTAGCCATCAGGTAAGTGCAGTATTAGACGTTGAAGATCCAATTTCTGTTGCTTACAGCCTAGAAGTTTCTTCTCCAGGCTTAGAAAGACCACTTTTCAAAGCAGCACATTACGAGCAATTTATTGGTCACGAGGTCAGCATCGTATTGAAAATGGCTGTTGCCAACCGCCGCAAGTGGGCAGGTACTATCCACAGCGTTGATGGTGAGACAATAGCGGTTACTGTTGAAGGGCAACAAGAAGAGTTTGCTCTAAGTAACATTTCAAAAGCTAACCTGATCCCTAAATTTTAGTTCCCTAAAAAAGTTTAAGCTTAGAGGCTAAATACAATGAGTAAAGAAATTTTAGCGGTAGCAGAAGCGGTATCGAATGAAAAAGCGGTACCTCGTGAGCGTATCTTTGAAGCTCTTGAGATTGCTCTAGCAACTTCTACTAAGAAAAAGTACGAGATCGAAATCGACGTACGTGTTGCTATTGACCGTAAAACGGGCGAATTCGAAACATTTCGTCGTTGGTTGATCGTAGAAGATGTAGAAAATCCAACAAAAGAAATCTCACTAGAAGCTGCACAGTATGAAGATCCAGAACTTCAACTAGGCGACTTTGTTGAAGATGATATCCCTTCAGTTACTTTTGACCGTATTACGACACAAACGGCTAAGCAAGTTATCGTACAGAAAGTACGTGAAGCTGAGCGTGCACAAATCGTTGAACAGTTCATTGACAATGAAGGTGACCTTATCACTGGCGTTGTTAAGAAAGTAAACCGTGAAACTATCGTAATGGACCTTGGTAACAACGCTGAAGCGGTAATCCTACGTGATGACCAACTTCCTCGTGAAAACTTCCGTCCAGGTGACCGTGTTCGTGGTCTTCTGTACAAAGTAGCTCCAGAAGCTCGTGGTTTCCAACTGTTCATCACGCGTTCTAAGCCTGAAATGCTAGCAGAGCTATTCCGTGTGGAAGTGCCTGAGATCGCTGAAGAAATCATCGAACTTAAAGGTGCGGCACGTGATCCAGGTTCTCGCGCTAAGATCGCGGTTAAAACAAACGATAAACGCATTGACCCAGTGGGCGCTTGTGTTGGTATGCGTGGTGCACGTGTACAAGCAGTATCTGGCGAACTTGGTGGTGAGCGTATCGATATCGTTCTTTGGGATGATAACCCTGCACAGTTTGTTATCAACGCAATGGCGCCAGCAGACGTAGCATCAATCATTGTTGATGAAGATGCACACTCAATGGACATCGCAGTTGAAGCAGACAACCTAGCACAAGCTATCGGTCGTGCAGGTCAAAACGTTCGTCTAGCTTCTCAACTGACTGGTTGGGAACTGAACGTAATGACTGTTGCAGATCTTCAGAAAAAACACGCTGAAGAATCTCAAGCATCAATCGAGAACTTCATGAAGTACCTAGACATTGAAGAAGACTTCGCTCAACTGCTTGTTGAAGAAGGTTTCTCAACGCTAGAAGAAATCGCATACGTACCAGTTAACGAACTGCTTGACGTAGACGGTCTTAACGAAGAACTTGTTGAAGAACTACGTAGCCGTGCTAAAGACGCACTAACCACTATCGCACTAGCACAAGAAGAGTCATTTGAAGGTCTTGAGCCGGCTGAAGACCTACTAGGTCTTGAAGGTCTAGAGCGTGAAATGGCGTTCAAACTAGCAGCGAAAGGTGTTGCAACACTAGAAGATCTAGCCGACCAAGGTATCGACGATTTAGAAGGTATTGAAGGCCTAACAGAAGAACGCGCAGGTGAGCTTATCATGGCTGCACGTAACATCTGTTGGTTCGGCGAAGAAGCATAATATCAGCAAGGAGGAAGCGGCATGACACAATTAACAGTTAAAGCTCTGAGTGAAGAGATTGGTACTCCAGTCGACCGCTTAATGGAACAACTTGCTGACGCTGGCATGAACAAAGCGAGTTCTGACCATGTATCGGATGAAGAGAAGCAAAAGCTTCTCTCTCACCTGAAGAAAGAGCACGGCGATACGTCGGGCGAATCTGAACCTACTAGACTGACGCTTCAGCGTAAGACTCGCAGCACTCTGAGTGTTGCAGCAGGTGGCGGCAAAAGTAAGGATGTTCAAGTAGAAGTGCGTAAGAAGCGCACGTATGTGAAGCGCAGCACTATCGAAGACGATGCAAAACGTGAGGCTGAGGAAGCAGCAAAGCGTGAAGCTGAAGAGCTTGCGAAGCGTGAGGCAGAAGAACAAGCCAAACGTGAAGCTGCAGAGAAAGCACAGCGCGAAGCCGAAGAGAAAGTGAAACGTGAAGCGGATGCAAAACGTGACGCTGAAGAAAAGGCAAAACGCGCACAAGCTGAAAAGGCTAAGAAAGACATGAATGCAAAAAATGCGGATGTTAATACGCAAGCGAAGAAAGAAGCTGACGAGCTAAAGCGTCGTCAGGAAGAAGAAGCCCAACGTAAAGCTGAGCAAGAAGCAGCGAAGCTTGTTGAAGAAGCTCGTAAACTTGCAGAAGAGAACGAAGCTCGTTGGTCTGAAGAAGAGTCTAAGAAGAAAGAACTTGAAAACTCTGACTACCACGTAACCACTTCTACGTACGCTCGTGAAGCTGAAGATGCAGCTGACCGTAAAGAAGAAGGCGGTGCTCGTCGTAAGAAGAAGAAACCAGCTAGAGAAGAGCAGTCACGTGGTGGTCGTAACCAACGTGGTGGTAAGGGCCGTAACAAAGGCAAACTTGCTAAGCCAACTTCAATGCAACACGGTTTCGATAAGTCTGCGACTGTAGCAAAACAAGACGTAGTAATTGGTGAAACAATCGTTCTTTCTGAACTTGCTAACAAGATGTCGGTTAAAGCGACAGAAGTTATCAAAGTGATGATGAAGATGGGCGCTATGGCGACTATCAACCAAGTGATCGACCAAGAAACAGCACAACTTGTTGCTGAAGAAATGGGTCACAAGGTAGTTCTTCGTAAAGAGAACGAACTGGAAGAAGCAGTACTATCTGATCGCGACACTAACGCAGAAGCAGTACCTCGCGCTCCAGTTGTAACAATCATGGGTCACGTTGACCACGGTAAAACGTCAACACTTGACTACATCCGTCGTACACACGTTGCTTCAGGCGAAGCGGGTGGTATCACACAGCACATCGGTGCTTACCACGTTGAAACTGACAACGGCATGATCACGTTCCTTGATACTCCTGGACACGCAGCGTTTACTGCAATGCGTGCTCGTGGTGCTCAAGCGACAGATATCGTTGTTCTTGTTGTAGCAGCAGACGATGGCGTAATGCCACAAACAGTTGAAGCGATTCAGCACGCGAAAGCGGCTGGTGTTCCTCTGATTGTTGCTGTGAACAAGATCGATAAAGAAGACGCGAACCCAGACAACGTTAAGAATGAGCTAGCTCAATACGACGTAATCCCTGAGGAATGGGGCGGTGAGAACATGTTTGTTCACATCTCTGCTAAACAGGGTACAAATATCGATGGTCTTCTAGAAGCTATCCTTCTTCAGTCTGAAGTTCTTGAACTTACGGCTGTAGCTGAAGGGATGGCGTCTGGTGTTGTTGTTGAATCTCGCCTAGATAAAGGTCGTGGTCCAGTTGCAACCGTACTTGTTCAATCAGGTACGCTAAACAAAGGCGATATCGTTCTTTGTGGCCAAGAATACGGTCGTGTTCGTGCAATGCGTGACGAACTAGGTCAAGAAATCACTCAAGCTGGTCCATCTATCCCTGTAGAGATCCTAGGTCTTTCAGGCGTACCATCTTCAGGTGATGAAGCAACAGTAGTACGTGACGAGCGTAAAGCACGTGAAGTAGCAAACTACCGTGCTGGTAAGTTCCGTGAAGTGAAACTTGCTCGTCAGCAGAAATCTAAACTAGAGAACATGTTCTCTAACATGACTGCTGGTGAAGTTGCTGAACTAAACGTAGTACTAAAAGCAGACGTACAAGGTTCTGTAGAAGCGATTGCAGACTCACTACTGAAACTGTCTACTGACGAAGTGAAAGTGAACATCGTTGGTTCTGGTGTTGGTGGTATTACTGAAACTGATGCAGTACTTGCAGAAGCTTCTAACGCAATCATCCTTGGCTTTAACGTTCGTGCTGATGCTTCTGCTCGTCGTGCGATTGAAGCAGCAAGCGTTGATCTACGTTACTACTCAATCATTTACCAATTGATTGACGAAGTTAAACAAGCAATGGGCGGTATGCTTGCTCCAGAATTCAAGCAAGAAATCATTGGTCTTGCTGAAGTACGTGACGTATTTAAGTCACCGAAACTGGGCGCAATCGCTGGTTGTATGGTTACTGAAGGTCTGATCAAGCGTAACAACCCAATCCGCGTACTACGCGATAACGTTGTTATCTACGAAGGTGAACTAGAATCACTTCGTCGCTTTAAAGATGACGTTCAAGAAGTTAAAAATGGTTACGAGTGTGGTATCGGCGTTAAGAACTACAACGACGTTCGCGTAGGCGACCAGATCGAAGTATTCGAAATCGTTGAAATCAAACGTACTCTAGACTAATTGACTAAAATTACTAAACGTCTAAAAGACAAATAGTAATTGGTTGTTGAATACACCATGGGGGGCTGGCTTGACCATCCCCCCATTCTTTCTATTTAAGAGAATGAATATGTCAAAAGAATTTAGCCGCACGCAGCGCGTATCGCAGCAGCTGCAAAAAGAACTTGCAATGATCCTTCAACGTGAAGTTCGAGACTCTCGCCTTGGTATGGTGACGATTTCTGATGTAGAAGTATCACGTGACCTTGCGTATGCAAAAGTATTCGTTACTTTCCTATGTGTGGGTGAGCAAACGCCAGAATCATGCCTAGCGGCATTACGTGAGCACGAAGTGCACATTCGTATGATGCTTGGTAAGCGTATTCGTCTACGTCTAACGCCTGAAATCCGTTTCTACTACGACAACACGTTAGTAGAAGGTATGCGCATGTCGAACCTAGTGTCTGAAGTCGTGAGCGAAGACAAACGCAAACAGCAAGATTCAGGTCGCGAAGAAGATCAGGCAGGGGAAGAGTAATGGCTCGTCGTCGTAAAGGTCGTCCAATTAATGGCGTTATCTTGTTGGACAAACCAACAGGTATTTCTTCCAATGATGCACTACAAAAAGTAAAACGTATTTTCTTCGCTGAAAAAGCAGGTCATACGGGTGCATTGGACCCACTAGCGACGGGCATGTTGCCAATCTGCCTAGGCGAAGCAACCAAGTTCTCTCAGTTCTTGTTGGATTCTGATAAACGCTATCGCGTGATTGCTAAGTTAGGCGAGCGTACTGATACGTCAGATTCTGATGGCGAAGTGGTAGAGACTCGTCCAGTCGACGTAGATCTAGCGAAGCTTGAATCGTGCATCGATACATTCCGTGGCGAATCGGACCAAGTTCCTTCAATGTTCTCTGCATTGAAGTACCAAGGTAAACCATTGTATGAGTACGCGCGTAAAGGTATCGAAGTACCACGTGAGTCTCGTAAGATCACGGTATACGAAATCGTGCTTCACCGTTTTGAAGGCGATGAAGTGGAGATGGAAGTACATTGTTCAAAAGGCACGTACATCCGTACTATCGTTGATGATCTTGGTGAAATGCTTGGTTGTGGTGCGCACGTGACGATGCTACGTCGTACGGGTGTTGCTAAGTACCCATATGAGAAAATGGTGACGTTAGAGCAGTTAAACGAACTTCTGGAGCAGGCTCATCGCGATGAAGTTGCGCCAAAAGAGCTGCTTGATCCGTTATTGCTACCAATGGATACTGCGGTTGAAGATTTACCAGAAGTAAACCTCAATGCAGAGCTTACCAATCTTGTTCAGCATGGTATGCCTGTACAGGTGTTCGGCGCACCTGCTGG from Vibrio hyugaensis includes:
- the truB gene encoding tRNA pseudouridine(55) synthase TruB codes for the protein MARRRKGRPINGVILLDKPTGISSNDALQKVKRIFFAEKAGHTGALDPLATGMLPICLGEATKFSQFLLDSDKRYRVIAKLGERTDTSDSDGEVVETRPVDVDLAKLESCIDTFRGESDQVPSMFSALKYQGKPLYEYARKGIEVPRESRKITVYEIVLHRFEGDEVEMEVHCSKGTYIRTIVDDLGEMLGCGAHVTMLRRTGVAKYPYEKMVTLEQLNELLEQAHRDEVAPKELLDPLLLPMDTAVEDLPEVNLNAELTNLVQHGMPVQVFGAPAGTPLRMTSGEEKLFIGVAELNDDGKVAPKRLVVFRDEA
- the infB gene encoding translation initiation factor IF-2; the encoded protein is MTQLTVKALSEEIGTPVDRLMEQLADAGMNKASSDHVSDEEKQKLLSHLKKEHGDTSGESEPTRLTLQRKTRSTLSVAAGGGKSKDVQVEVRKKRTYVKRSTIEDDAKREAEEAAKREAEELAKREAEEQAKREAAEKAQREAEEKVKREADAKRDAEEKAKRAQAEKAKKDMNAKNADVNTQAKKEADELKRRQEEEAQRKAEQEAAKLVEEARKLAEENEARWSEEESKKKELENSDYHVTTSTYAREAEDAADRKEEGGARRKKKKPAREEQSRGGRNQRGGKGRNKGKLAKPTSMQHGFDKSATVAKQDVVIGETIVLSELANKMSVKATEVIKVMMKMGAMATINQVIDQETAQLVAEEMGHKVVLRKENELEEAVLSDRDTNAEAVPRAPVVTIMGHVDHGKTSTLDYIRRTHVASGEAGGITQHIGAYHVETDNGMITFLDTPGHAAFTAMRARGAQATDIVVLVVAADDGVMPQTVEAIQHAKAAGVPLIVAVNKIDKEDANPDNVKNELAQYDVIPEEWGGENMFVHISAKQGTNIDGLLEAILLQSEVLELTAVAEGMASGVVVESRLDKGRGPVATVLVQSGTLNKGDIVLCGQEYGRVRAMRDELGQEITQAGPSIPVEILGLSGVPSSGDEATVVRDERKAREVANYRAGKFREVKLARQQKSKLENMFSNMTAGEVAELNVVLKADVQGSVEAIADSLLKLSTDEVKVNIVGSGVGGITETDAVLAEASNAIILGFNVRADASARRAIEAASVDLRYYSIIYQLIDEVKQAMGGMLAPEFKQEIIGLAEVRDVFKSPKLGAIAGCMVTEGLIKRNNPIRVLRDNVVIYEGELESLRRFKDDVQEVKNGYECGIGVKNYNDVRVGDQIEVFEIVEIKRTLD
- the rbfA gene encoding 30S ribosome-binding factor RbfA, whose product is MSKEFSRTQRVSQQLQKELAMILQREVRDSRLGMVTISDVEVSRDLAYAKVFVTFLCVGEQTPESCLAALREHEVHIRMMLGKRIRLRLTPEIRFYYDNTLVEGMRMSNLVSEVVSEDKRKQQDSGREEDQAGEE
- the nusA gene encoding transcription termination factor NusA, with amino-acid sequence MSKEILAVAEAVSNEKAVPRERIFEALEIALATSTKKKYEIEIDVRVAIDRKTGEFETFRRWLIVEDVENPTKEISLEAAQYEDPELQLGDFVEDDIPSVTFDRITTQTAKQVIVQKVREAERAQIVEQFIDNEGDLITGVVKKVNRETIVMDLGNNAEAVILRDDQLPRENFRPGDRVRGLLYKVAPEARGFQLFITRSKPEMLAELFRVEVPEIAEEIIELKGAARDPGSRAKIAVKTNDKRIDPVGACVGMRGARVQAVSGELGGERIDIVLWDDNPAQFVINAMAPADVASIIVDEDAHSMDIAVEADNLAQAIGRAGQNVRLASQLTGWELNVMTVADLQKKHAEESQASIENFMKYLDIEEDFAQLLVEEGFSTLEEIAYVPVNELLDVDGLNEELVEELRSRAKDALTTIALAQEESFEGLEPAEDLLGLEGLEREMAFKLAAKGVATLEDLADQGIDDLEGIEGLTEERAGELIMAARNICWFGEEA
- the secG gene encoding preprotein translocase subunit SecG; protein product: MFSVLLVIYLLAALGVIGLVLIQQGKGADMGASFGAGASNTVFGASGSGNFLTRTTAILATVFFIISLLLGRMSTHKTESQWVDPTLGQPVVEQVKDAASEVPAPTGDGIPQ
- the glmM gene encoding phosphoglucosamine mutase, whose protein sequence is MSDKRRYFGTDGVRGKVGQYPITPDFVLKLGWAAGRVLAKQGTKKVIIGKDTRISGYMLESALEAGLAAAGLKATFTGPMPTPAVAYLTQTFRAEAGIVISASHNPYYDNGIKFFSSEGTKLPDDIELAIEAELDKDIECVESAELGKATRLNDAAGRYIEFCKSTFPSELSLASLKIVVDCAHGATYHIAPNVFKELGAEVVAMGVEPNGTNINAEVGATDVRALQKRVVEEQAHLGLAFDGDGDRIIMVDHLGNKIDGDQIAYIIARDALRRGELKGGVVGTLMTNLGMENGLKQLGIPFVRAAVGDRYVMEQLLAKGWKIGAENSGHVILLDKVTTGDAIVAALQVIASVVGSDMSLHDLSQGMTLYPQVLENVRFAGDNNPLEEQAVLDSVAAVEAELGDKGRVLLRKSGTEPLIRVMVEGEDADLVQSSALKIAEAVKASC
- the rimP gene encoding ribosome maturation factor RimP, which encodes MTGLERQLTEMLEAPVEASGYELVGLEFIRAGAHSTLRIYIDHENGINVDACAEVSHQVSAVLDVEDPISVAYSLEVSSPGLERPLFKAAHYEQFIGHEVSIVLKMAVANRRKWAGTIHSVDGETIAVTVEGQQEEFALSNISKANLIPKF